A stretch of the Balearica regulorum gibbericeps isolate bBalReg1 chromosome 15, bBalReg1.pri, whole genome shotgun sequence genome encodes the following:
- the LOC104629762 gene encoding chemerin-like receptor 1 produces the protein MECVSSSPSPFSASSPTVQSENATAHDYYSGLQKSMHILSMVVYSIACLLGVTGNGLVIWIAGFKMKKTVNSVWFLNLAIADFIFTFFLPLSIAYTALDFHWPFGKLLCKLNSTIAFLNMFASVFLLTVISMDRCVSVAFPIWSHNHRSPELAARIALGTWVLALLLSSPYLVFRDTAVSSRNITSCYNNFALSDDYTSEATRRLWRMRHKAMIITRFLCGFLIPFMVIVICYSIVAVKLKSRQLANSAKPYRIIIAVTVSFFLCYFPYHVFSLLEISKNSSSHEMKVALYIGIPLVSSLAFFNSCINPILYVFVGPDFKEKFRQSILSTFEGAFSEESVLGSLTSRRKSRSASEAEVPKV, from the coding sequence ATGGAGTGCgtctcttcttccccttctcccttctccgCCAGTTCCCCCACTGTCCAGTCTGAGAACGCCACTGCCCATGACTACTACTCCGGCCTCCAGAAGAGCATGCACATCCTCTCCATGGTGGTGTACAGCATCGCCTGTTTGCTGGGAGTGACAGGGAACGGCCTCGTCATCTGGATTGCAGGCTTCAAGATGAAGAAGACTGTAAACTCTGTCTGGTTCCTCAACCTGGCCATTGCTGACTTCATCTTCACCTTTTTCCTGCCCCTCAGCATTGCCTACACTGCCCTGGACTTCCACTGGCCGTTTGGGAAGCTCCTGTGCAAGCTGAACAGCACCATCGCGTTCCTCAACATGTTTGCCAGTGTCTTCCTCCTGACGGTCATCAGCATGGACCGCTGCGTTTCTGTGGCCTTTCCCATCTGGTCTCACAACCACCGGAGTCCGGAGCTGGCAGCCAGGATTGCACTGGGGACATGGGTCCTGGCTCTCCTCCTCAGCTCCCCGTACCTCGTCTTTCGGGACACTGCGGTCAGTTCCAGGAACATCACCAGCTGCTATAATAATTTTGCACTGTCTGATGACTACACGTCCGAAGCAACGCGGAGGCTGTGGAGGATGCGGCATAAAGCGATGATCATAACGCGATTCTTATGCGGGTTCCTCATCCCTTTCATGGTGATCGTGATCTGCTACAGCATTGTTGCTGTCAAGCTGAAAAGCAGGCAGCTAGCCAACTCTGCGAAGCCATACAGAATTATCATTGCTGTCACAGTCTCgtttttcctctgttatttcCCCTATCATGTCTTCTCCTTGCTGGAAATATCCAAAAACTCTTCCAGTCATGAGATGAAAGTGGCCCTTTACATAGGGATCCCCTTGGTTTCCAGCCTTGCTTTCTTCAACAGCTGCATCAACCCCATCCTGTACGTATTTGTGGGGCCGGATTTCAAGGAGAAGTTTCGCCAGTCCATCCTGTCGACATTTGAAGGGGCCTTCAGCGAGGAGTcggtcctgggcagcctgacCAGCAGGCGAAAGTCCAGGTCTGCTTCGGAAGCGGAGGTCCCAAAGGTCTGA